The following coding sequences are from one Desulfosporosinus orientis DSM 765 window:
- a CDS encoding nucleobase:cation symporter-2 family protein, with amino-acid sequence MANTQNGVAAVDEMLPAGKLFLYGLQHVLAMYAGAVAVPLIIAAAAGLTQTQTAFLINADLFTCGIATLLQTLGIWKIGIKIPVIQGVTFAAVTPMVIMAQEGGMTLIFGSVIVAGLFTFLAAPFFSKLIRFFPPVVTGSIITIIGISLLPVGINWAGGGVGNKAFGSLTFIFIAAVVLVTILLLNKLFTGFISHIAVLLGLIVGLIVAIPFGLVDFSGVSAAPWLGIDIPFHFGVPKFDIGSIIAMILVMLVVMVESTGDFLAIGEIVGKKIGEEELTAGLRADGLATALGGILNAFPYTAFAQNVGLVGLTGVRSRFVVAVSGVILVVMGLFPKLATIIASLPNAVLGGAGIAMFGIVAGSGIKTLAKVDFDRNVNNIFIVAISIGIGLIPTLVPTFFQNFPSWSQTIMHSGITLGSITAIILNAFFNGSKGAGNLDELKANAGMRE; translated from the coding sequence ATGGCAAATACCCAAAATGGAGTTGCAGCAGTTGACGAAATGCTGCCTGCCGGAAAACTTTTTTTGTACGGATTACAGCACGTGCTTGCAATGTACGCCGGAGCGGTTGCAGTACCTTTGATTATTGCAGCGGCAGCAGGTTTAACTCAAACACAAACAGCCTTTCTTATTAATGCAGACCTGTTTACTTGTGGTATTGCAACGTTACTGCAAACTTTAGGAATTTGGAAAATCGGTATTAAAATTCCTGTTATTCAAGGTGTCACCTTTGCCGCGGTAACCCCTATGGTCATCATGGCTCAGGAGGGTGGCATGACCCTTATCTTTGGCTCGGTTATTGTCGCTGGACTTTTTACGTTCTTAGCAGCACCGTTCTTCAGCAAATTAATACGCTTCTTCCCGCCCGTTGTTACAGGCAGCATTATTACCATCATTGGTATCTCCCTCTTACCGGTGGGTATTAACTGGGCTGGTGGTGGTGTAGGAAACAAGGCATTTGGCTCATTGACCTTTATTTTCATTGCGGCAGTGGTACTTGTTACTATTCTCCTCCTCAATAAGCTGTTCACAGGTTTTATTTCCCACATTGCTGTTTTACTAGGGTTAATTGTCGGTCTTATTGTGGCCATACCTTTTGGACTTGTGGATTTTTCAGGCGTTTCTGCTGCTCCATGGTTAGGTATCGATATACCTTTTCACTTCGGAGTTCCTAAGTTTGATATTGGTTCAATTATCGCCATGATTCTTGTTATGCTGGTTGTCATGGTAGAATCAACGGGAGATTTCCTGGCCATTGGTGAAATCGTCGGCAAAAAAATCGGCGAAGAAGAACTTACAGCTGGTTTAAGGGCTGATGGATTAGCAACAGCTCTCGGTGGTATTCTCAACGCCTTCCCCTATACCGCATTTGCACAGAATGTAGGCTTGGTTGGTTTAACAGGTGTGAGAAGCCGCTTTGTGGTTGCAGTTTCCGGTGTTATCTTAGTCGTCATGGGTTTATTCCCGAAATTAGCTACAATTATTGCCTCCTTACCTAACGCAGTCCTTGGAGGTGCCGGTATCGCTATGTTCGGCATTGTAGCAGGCAGTGGGATCAAAACCCTTGCAAAGGTGGATTTTGATCGCAATGTTAATAATATTTTTATCGTTGCCATAAGCATTGGTATTGGTTTAATCCCAACTTTAGTTCCAACATTCTTCCAAAATTTCCCCTCATGGAGTCAAACCATTATGCATAGTGGTATTACCTTAGGCTCAATTACGGCGATTATCCTTAATGCTTTCTTTAACGGAAGCAAAGGAGCGGGAAATTTAGACGAACTTAAAGCAAACGCCGGTATGCGTGAGTAA
- the ygfK gene encoding putative selenate reductase subunit YgfK: MMSDKMIQIPFPKLVTWMLEEYKKTKTIFGVSEAKFFKKNNSDIQLFGETMETPVGPAAGPHTQLAQNIIASYLSGSRFFELKSVQIMDELEIAKPCILAEDECYNTEWSTELPIMGAFDEYVKAWFALHILQKELFGQSERRFMFNMSVGYDLKGIQSPKVDRFIEGLKDASKTAIFKECQASLLESIDKFKNVDKAYIEQISPNICTSITLSTMHGCPPVEIEAIIKYLISEKKIHTFVKMNPTLLGYEYVRNTFDKMGYNYIQLREESFTHDLQFADGVEMLKRLKVFAKERQKDFGVKLSNTLPVKIGKSELPGEEMYMSGRSLYPLTINLAYKLASEFNGDLKISYSGGADAFNIDRIYEIGIQPITVATTLLKPGGYMRFKQMADILDPLMDNKESAKLDMEKLKALAESAFADANHRKEKQDLISRKTELKLPVLDCFMAPCTVGCPIEQDVPEYLRLVGEKRYEEAFDVIVSKNPFPFITGTICTHNCMTKCTRLDYDESVHIRGQKLVAAEKGYEAYMQKLLTIKPESSGKVAVIGAGPSGLAAAYFLAKGGMEVTVFDKREKAGGTVEFIIPDFRISREAISKDIKLIEKMGVKFEFGIDPDFSIADYKAKGFKYVYVAIGAGKTNTLSIQGDTDRVMGAIPFLEAFNADKDAINLGRNVAVVGGGNSAMDAARAALRVKGVENVYIVYRRTKDYMPADHEELMFAEEDGVVFKELLAPVSLSQGILKCQKMELGQPDASGRRRPVTVEGVFEELPVDTVLSAIGELIDYDVLKRNGIEAGEKGEIIVNPETLETKVDNVYIGGDALVGPWTVVGAAKHGTMAAKAILEKEKLEFKQEYVNDISFAGDKQLIEIADKKAVMKPVADNEMESGRCLECNKVCNICAEVCPNRANLMIPVNVKGFANVNQILHVDGMCNVCGNCGTFCPYSSEPYKVKLTLFWTEKDFMDSPNVGFYFLGEASEGEFMLRWDDKISKVKFDESGNTNESVDEKIAAFIWTVYKDYEYLYKVLN; the protein is encoded by the coding sequence ATGATGAGCGATAAAATGATTCAAATCCCCTTTCCGAAATTAGTAACCTGGATGTTAGAGGAGTACAAAAAAACTAAAACTATTTTTGGTGTATCTGAAGCGAAATTTTTTAAAAAAAATAATAGCGATATACAACTTTTTGGAGAAACCATGGAAACCCCGGTGGGTCCTGCAGCTGGGCCTCACACCCAGCTTGCTCAAAATATCATTGCTTCCTATTTAAGCGGCAGTCGTTTCTTTGAGTTGAAATCCGTGCAAATTATGGATGAGCTAGAAATTGCTAAGCCTTGTATTCTGGCAGAAGATGAATGTTATAACACCGAATGGTCAACGGAGCTTCCTATAATGGGTGCTTTTGATGAGTATGTGAAAGCCTGGTTTGCCCTTCATATATTGCAAAAAGAACTGTTTGGCCAAAGTGAACGGCGTTTCATGTTCAATATGAGTGTTGGCTATGATTTGAAAGGTATTCAATCTCCGAAAGTCGACCGCTTCATTGAAGGTTTGAAAGATGCTTCTAAAACTGCAATTTTTAAGGAGTGTCAGGCGTCCTTGCTTGAAAGTATTGATAAATTCAAAAATGTTGACAAAGCGTATATCGAACAGATTTCTCCTAATATCTGTACTTCTATTACTTTGTCAACCATGCACGGCTGCCCGCCAGTGGAGATTGAAGCTATAATAAAATACCTAATCAGCGAAAAGAAAATTCATACCTTTGTAAAGATGAATCCTACTCTTTTGGGATATGAATACGTACGTAATACTTTTGATAAGATGGGTTACAACTATATTCAGCTCAGGGAAGAATCCTTTACTCATGACTTACAATTTGCTGATGGGGTTGAAATGTTAAAACGTCTCAAAGTTTTCGCAAAGGAAAGGCAAAAAGACTTTGGTGTTAAACTATCAAATACTTTGCCTGTTAAGATTGGAAAATCTGAACTTCCTGGTGAAGAAATGTATATGTCAGGCAGATCTCTCTATCCCTTGACTATTAACTTAGCCTATAAGTTAGCGTCTGAGTTTAATGGGGATCTAAAAATTTCTTATTCAGGCGGAGCGGATGCCTTTAATATTGATCGGATTTATGAGATTGGGATTCAGCCCATCACTGTGGCAACCACCTTATTAAAACCAGGCGGCTATATGCGTTTTAAACAGATGGCTGATATTTTGGATCCGCTGATGGATAATAAGGAGTCTGCTAAGCTGGATATGGAAAAGCTGAAAGCTCTTGCTGAAAGTGCTTTTGCTGATGCCAACCATCGCAAAGAAAAACAAGATTTAATTAGTCGAAAAACTGAACTTAAGCTCCCGGTCCTGGATTGTTTTATGGCCCCCTGTACTGTTGGTTGTCCTATTGAACAGGATGTTCCAGAATATCTGCGTTTAGTAGGCGAAAAACGTTATGAAGAAGCCTTTGATGTTATTGTTTCAAAAAACCCATTCCCTTTTATTACCGGAACTATTTGTACTCATAACTGTATGACCAAGTGTACACGTTTGGATTATGATGAGTCTGTTCATATACGCGGTCAAAAGTTAGTAGCTGCTGAAAAAGGCTATGAGGCTTATATGCAAAAACTTCTAACTATTAAGCCTGAATCCTCGGGAAAGGTGGCTGTTATTGGCGCTGGTCCTTCCGGGCTAGCTGCGGCGTATTTCCTTGCTAAAGGTGGCATGGAGGTCACTGTCTTTGATAAGCGGGAAAAAGCCGGCGGTACTGTCGAATTTATCATTCCGGATTTCCGGATTTCTCGTGAAGCAATCAGCAAGGACATTAAACTTATTGAAAAAATGGGTGTAAAATTTGAATTTGGAATAGATCCTGACTTTTCCATCGCTGATTATAAAGCGAAAGGGTTTAAGTACGTTTATGTAGCTATCGGCGCAGGGAAGACCAATACCCTTTCTATTCAAGGGGATACAGATCGGGTCATGGGTGCAATTCCCTTCTTGGAAGCATTTAATGCAGACAAAGATGCCATAAATCTGGGCCGCAATGTTGCTGTGGTAGGCGGAGGAAATTCTGCCATGGATGCCGCTCGGGCAGCTCTGCGAGTGAAGGGTGTAGAAAATGTCTATATCGTTTATCGAAGAACCAAGGACTATATGCCTGCTGATCACGAAGAGCTAATGTTCGCTGAAGAAGATGGCGTTGTCTTTAAGGAACTCCTTGCGCCTGTTTCTCTGAGTCAGGGTATTTTAAAGTGCCAGAAGATGGAGTTAGGACAACCGGATGCATCAGGACGCAGAAGGCCGGTTACTGTGGAGGGCGTCTTTGAGGAATTGCCGGTTGATACGGTGTTATCGGCCATCGGGGAACTGATTGATTATGATGTCTTAAAACGTAATGGAATAGAGGCGGGGGAAAAAGGCGAAATTATCGTCAATCCAGAGACCTTGGAAACAAAAGTTGATAACGTATATATTGGTGGGGATGCTCTTGTTGGACCCTGGACGGTTGTTGGAGCTGCAAAGCATGGAACCATGGCTGCGAAAGCAATCCTGGAAAAAGAAAAGCTTGAATTTAAACAAGAGTATGTTAACGATATTTCCTTTGCTGGAGATAAACAATTGATCGAGATCGCTGATAAAAAAGCGGTTATGAAGCCTGTCGCTGATAACGAGATGGAATCCGGCAGATGTTTGGAATGCAACAAGGTGTGCAATATTTGTGCTGAAGTGTGTCCTAACCGTGCCAATTTAATGATTCCGGTCAACGTCAAAGGCTTCGCTAATGTGAATCAGATACTGCACGTGGATGGGATGTGCAATGTCTGCGGAAACTGCGGTACCTTCTGTCCTTATTCCAGTGAACCCTATAAAGTGAAATTGACGCTTTTCTGGACAGAAAAGGATTTTATGGACAGCCCTAACGTAGGTTTCTATTTCTTGGGTGAAGCTTCTGAAGGAGAATTTATGCTGCGTTGGGATGACAAAATATCCAAAGTGAAGTTTGATGAATCCGGCAATACCAATGAGTCTGTTGATGAGAAGATTGCTGCCTTTATATGGACTGTCTACAAAGACTACGAGTACCTGTATAAAGTGCTGAACTAA
- the xdhC gene encoding xanthine dehydrogenase subunit XdhC yields the protein MQEVWKLYKRIAFTVNGKAYDFEVDVRESLLEVLRERLGLTGAKQGCGVGECGACSVLIDGVPHDSCIYLAVWADGKVIRTIEGVAANNGELSDVQKAFVEEGAVQCGFCTPGLVLTTTALKEGGKDYNREELKRELSGHLCRCTGYQGILKAAEKSLEGHVCTCVDSPHYKGK from the coding sequence ATGCAGGAGGTGTGGAAGTTGTATAAACGAATAGCCTTTACAGTGAATGGAAAAGCCTATGATTTTGAGGTGGATGTTCGAGAGTCTCTGTTGGAGGTTTTAAGAGAACGCCTGGGTTTGACGGGTGCTAAACAAGGGTGTGGAGTTGGCGAGTGCGGTGCTTGCAGCGTGCTTATTGACGGAGTTCCTCACGACTCGTGTATCTATTTGGCGGTTTGGGCAGATGGGAAGGTGATTAGAACCATTGAGGGAGTTGCTGCCAATAACGGGGAACTTTCCGATGTTCAAAAAGCTTTTGTAGAAGAAGGGGCGGTACAGTGTGGTTTCTGTACCCCGGGTTTAGTTCTGACGACCACTGCCTTGAAGGAGGGTGGCAAAGACTACAACCGTGAAGAATTAAAACGTGAACTCTCTGGGCACCTGTGTCGTTGTACCGGATATCAAGGCATCTTAAAAGCTGCGGAGAAATCCTTGGAAGGGCATGTTTGTACTTGTGTTGATAGTCCTCATTATAAAGGAAAGTAA
- the xdhA gene encoding xanthine dehydrogenase molybdenum-binding subunit XdhA, translating into MAYTVVGKSVRRVDAIAKVTGKAKYTDDFSERNMLVGKILHSPYAHAIVKSIDVSKAKALPGVEAVLTYKDLPDIRYATALPGVIEAIATDDVDVAELKYGTAGHPFSLDESHRDKEDRRILTQKARFVGDNIAAVVATDALIAAKALKLIEVEYELLEPLTSPEAALKEGAPLIHDDSERNILSSNGYEIGNFEEAVKEADRVFEGEYETSIVQHCHMENQVSHAYVDSDRRIVIMSSTQIPHIVRRIVAQSLGISWGRVRVIKPYVGGGFGNKQDVCIEPLNAAMTLAVGGRPVRLELSREEAMIDTRTRHAFKFKIKTGINNDGKMVAIHISAISNTGAYASHGHSIAGSAGGKFRYLYPTKALKYDPITVYTNLPVAGAMRGYGTPQIFFAFESHIEDIAKKLNMDPVELRKKNLVEVGYVDPASKNKIMSCGIRECIEKGKELINWDVKKSLYKEQSGDKRRGLGMACFSYASGTYPVALELAGARIVMNQDGSVQLQLGATEIGQGSDTVFAQMVSEILGIPMYMVHVISTQDTDITPFDTGSYASRQTYVSGMAVEKAALEVKKKVLEVAHKLTDLPAHVLDLRDQYVVMKESGEQVIALEIVAMQSFYDRVNAQPITSDVSNNARINAIPFGVTFAEVEVDIKTGKIKIIEIYNVHDSGKIVNPLLAEGQVHGGVSMGIGYALSEQLLFDEATGKPLNNNLLDYKLPTIMDTPDIGAAFVEKEDPTGPFGVKSLGEPPIVSPAPAIRNAVLDATNVAFNRIPMNPQRVFEKFKETGLI; encoded by the coding sequence ATGGCTTATACAGTTGTTGGAAAAAGCGTTAGAAGAGTCGATGCTATAGCTAAAGTAACAGGCAAGGCCAAATATACAGATGATTTTTCTGAACGTAACATGTTAGTTGGTAAAATTTTGCATAGTCCATATGCCCATGCAATTGTCAAATCTATTGATGTAAGCAAGGCAAAAGCTTTACCGGGAGTAGAAGCTGTACTGACCTACAAAGATTTGCCGGATATCCGTTATGCCACGGCTCTGCCGGGAGTCATCGAAGCAATTGCCACGGATGATGTCGATGTTGCGGAGTTGAAATACGGAACAGCGGGCCATCCCTTTTCTCTGGATGAAAGTCATCGGGACAAAGAAGATCGTCGCATATTAACCCAAAAGGCGCGCTTTGTCGGAGATAATATTGCAGCGGTGGTGGCGACGGATGCTCTGATTGCTGCAAAAGCTCTTAAATTAATTGAAGTTGAATATGAATTGTTAGAACCCTTGACAAGTCCTGAGGCTGCCCTAAAAGAAGGTGCACCCTTAATTCATGATGATAGTGAACGCAATATTTTGTCTTCCAATGGATATGAAATAGGGAATTTCGAAGAAGCTGTCAAAGAAGCTGATCGGGTATTTGAAGGGGAGTACGAAACAAGTATCGTACAGCATTGCCACATGGAGAATCAAGTTTCTCATGCCTATGTGGATTCCGATCGTAGAATAGTGATTATGAGTTCCACTCAGATCCCCCATATTGTTCGCAGGATTGTTGCTCAATCTTTAGGGATTTCCTGGGGAAGGGTACGTGTCATCAAGCCTTATGTTGGAGGTGGGTTTGGTAACAAGCAGGATGTTTGTATTGAGCCTTTGAATGCGGCTATGACGTTAGCCGTGGGCGGACGCCCTGTAAGATTGGAGCTTTCTCGGGAAGAAGCTATGATTGACACCCGAACTCGACATGCTTTTAAGTTTAAAATTAAGACAGGAATTAATAATGACGGCAAAATGGTTGCCATTCATATTTCGGCTATTTCCAATACAGGGGCCTATGCTTCCCATGGACATTCCATCGCAGGCAGTGCGGGAGGTAAATTCCGCTACCTTTATCCAACCAAAGCATTGAAATATGATCCTATCACTGTCTACACCAATTTGCCTGTTGCAGGAGCAATGCGGGGATATGGGACACCGCAGATCTTTTTTGCTTTTGAATCACATATTGAAGACATAGCTAAAAAGCTAAATATGGACCCTGTTGAACTTCGCAAGAAAAACCTCGTTGAGGTTGGTTATGTAGACCCGGCTAGTAAAAATAAAATTATGAGCTGCGGCATTCGGGAATGTATCGAAAAAGGTAAAGAACTTATTAATTGGGATGTTAAGAAGTCTCTGTACAAGGAACAGAGCGGAGACAAGCGCCGGGGTTTAGGTATGGCTTGTTTCAGCTATGCCTCGGGAACCTATCCCGTAGCCTTGGAGCTTGCCGGAGCGCGGATTGTTATGAACCAAGACGGCTCAGTGCAGCTGCAGCTTGGTGCCACAGAAATTGGCCAGGGCAGTGATACGGTCTTTGCCCAGATGGTGTCTGAGATTCTGGGCATTCCTATGTACATGGTTCATGTAATATCCACTCAAGATACGGACATTACTCCTTTTGATACCGGATCCTATGCTTCGCGGCAAACCTATGTCTCCGGAATGGCGGTTGAAAAAGCTGCCTTAGAAGTTAAAAAGAAAGTTCTGGAAGTTGCTCATAAATTGACAGATTTACCTGCCCATGTATTAGATCTTCGGGATCAGTACGTTGTCATGAAAGAGTCCGGAGAACAAGTAATTGCCCTGGAGATTGTTGCCATGCAGTCTTTCTACGATAGGGTCAACGCTCAGCCAATAACCAGTGATGTATCTAATAATGCACGAATCAATGCTATTCCCTTTGGAGTTACTTTTGCGGAAGTGGAAGTGGATATTAAAACCGGAAAAATCAAGATTATCGAGATTTACAACGTCCATGATTCCGGTAAAATTGTTAACCCGCTTTTAGCGGAAGGGCAAGTCCACGGCGGAGTTAGCATGGGAATTGGCTATGCCTTGTCGGAACAGTTGCTGTTTGATGAGGCGACAGGTAAACCTCTTAACAATAATTTATTGGATTATAAACTTCCGACAATCATGGATACTCCCGATATTGGTGCTGCTTTTGTGGAAAAAGAAGATCCGACGGGACCCTTTGGTGTGAAGTCTCTTGGCGAGCCTCCCATTGTTTCTCCTGCTCCGGCGATTCGTAATGCAGTATTAGACGCCACGAATGTAGCCTTTAATCGGATACCGATGAATCCGCAGCGGGTTTTTGAAAAGTTTAAAGAAACGGGATTAATCTAG
- a CDS encoding sigma-54 interaction domain-containing protein, producing the protein MGELMTVKDYAQQIAEAIATVVKIDVEIADHNLMRIAGTGRYHKGVGQSMDRQGYVYQEVLRTGHQFVIETPGIHPLCAPCKARGNCSEKYEVVSPINVDDKAVGAIGLICFTEAQAKLIQENQHSYLIFLTKMAETIALKMKEQEFLAGLVSANHYLNSIIDCLEEGLITVDLEGNVLHYNQAAKRMFSGNLLTPKSQLKSLFSAQIVSDILGVGNNIDEVIEREVHIETKKNRVQMVLRALPIDSAEGVKSIGITLRPIDEIGRIVHRLSLQDAGYTIDDFLGVSDTIHQVRERAKEVAVSKSTVLIRGESGTGKEMLARSIHNLSSRQQGMFVAINCTAIPETLLESELFGYEEGAFTGARKGGKIGKFELANKGTLFLDEIGDMPLFLQAKILRVLQERQIERVGGMAPIPVDVRVIAATHRNLEEMMAKGEFREDLYYRINVIPIDIKPLRERKEDLQVLCEHFIKDYNRQLNKDVQFMTEGFRKKLYDYTWPGNVRELQNIVEFAMNLAKDSTLTEDYLSPRLKTIEIQTNLNEFNLEKVERETILRCYQTFGTGVQGKEKAAKALGIGIATLYRKLARYNIE; encoded by the coding sequence ATGGGTGAACTTATGACCGTTAAAGATTATGCCCAACAAATTGCGGAAGCAATTGCGACGGTTGTGAAAATCGATGTTGAGATAGCGGATCATAATTTGATGCGTATTGCAGGAACGGGGAGGTATCACAAAGGAGTCGGACAATCTATGGATCGGCAGGGATATGTCTATCAGGAAGTTTTGCGTACCGGACATCAATTTGTTATAGAAACGCCTGGTATTCATCCGCTTTGTGCCCCTTGTAAGGCACGAGGGAATTGTTCAGAGAAATATGAAGTGGTTTCACCGATCAATGTCGATGATAAAGCTGTCGGAGCGATAGGGCTCATCTGCTTCACTGAGGCTCAGGCCAAACTGATTCAAGAAAACCAACACTCTTATCTAATTTTCTTAACTAAAATGGCCGAAACTATAGCCTTGAAAATGAAAGAGCAAGAGTTTTTGGCTGGCCTGGTTTCCGCAAACCACTATCTCAATTCAATTATTGATTGTCTGGAAGAAGGATTAATTACAGTTGATCTCGAGGGAAATGTTCTGCACTACAATCAAGCAGCGAAACGCATGTTTAGCGGTAATTTGCTGACGCCGAAGAGCCAGTTGAAGAGTTTGTTTTCAGCCCAGATTGTATCGGATATTCTTGGTGTAGGAAATAATATTGACGAAGTTATTGAACGGGAAGTTCATATAGAGACCAAGAAAAATCGGGTGCAGATGGTTTTGAGAGCATTGCCCATTGACAGTGCCGAGGGGGTAAAAAGCATTGGTATAACTCTGCGTCCTATTGATGAAATTGGCAGAATTGTTCACCGTCTCTCCCTGCAAGATGCAGGATATACCATAGATGACTTTTTGGGAGTGAGCGACACTATACACCAAGTTCGGGAACGGGCTAAGGAGGTTGCTGTAAGTAAATCAACAGTTTTAATTCGTGGAGAAAGTGGGACTGGTAAAGAAATGTTGGCCCGATCTATTCACAATCTAAGCTCTAGACAACAAGGTATGTTTGTGGCAATTAATTGTACGGCAATCCCCGAAACTTTATTGGAAAGTGAGCTCTTTGGTTATGAAGAAGGGGCTTTTACCGGAGCTCGTAAAGGAGGTAAGATTGGAAAATTTGAATTAGCCAATAAAGGAACTCTATTTCTCGATGAAATCGGCGATATGCCGCTGTTTTTACAGGCGAAAATTTTACGGGTCTTACAAGAGCGCCAGATTGAACGAGTTGGCGGAATGGCTCCTATTCCTGTTGATGTTCGAGTTATTGCCGCCACTCATAGAAATCTCGAAGAAATGATGGCTAAAGGAGAGTTCCGTGAGGATCTCTACTATAGGATTAATGTCATTCCTATCGATATTAAACCGCTGCGGGAACGAAAAGAAGACTTACAGGTTCTCTGTGAACACTTTATTAAGGACTATAACAGGCAGTTAAATAAGGATGTTCAATTTATGACAGAAGGGTTTCGCAAAAAGCTCTATGACTATACATGGCCAGGAAATGTTCGCGAACTCCAAAACATTGTGGAATTTGCAATGAACTTAGCCAAGGATTCAACTTTGACAGAAGATTACCTGTCTCCTAGACTGAAAACGATTGAAATACAGACAAATCTTAATGAGTTTAACCTTGAAAAAGTTGAGCGTGAGACAATACTGCGCTGCTACCAGACCTTTGGTACCGGAGTACAAGGAAAAGAAAAAGCAGCAAAGGCTTTAGGAATTGGAATAGCTACACTCTATCGTAAACTCGCACGTTATAATATCGAATAA
- a CDS encoding DUF1294 domain-containing protein: MNWWFLWGAYFLWNSYVFVAMWRDKRRAKLHRWRIPETRLLIMGAAFGGVGLYAGMKCFRHKTAHLKFVIGAPLLIVVNLAMIGFFYYFTI, from the coding sequence TTGAATTGGTGGTTTCTTTGGGGGGCTTACTTTCTCTGGAATAGTTATGTTTTTGTTGCTATGTGGAGAGATAAACGCCGGGCTAAATTACATCGTTGGAGGATTCCTGAAACTAGGCTGCTTATCATGGGTGCGGCTTTTGGAGGAGTCGGACTGTATGCAGGAATGAAGTGTTTTCGTCATAAAACAGCGCATTTAAAGTTTGTTATTGGTGCTCCATTGCTAATTGTGGTCAATCTCGCGATGATTGGCTTTTTTTACTATTTTACTATATGA
- the xdhB gene encoding xanthine dehydrogenase FAD-binding subunit XdhB, protein MYDIKGYYDAETVSEAAALLAEKPQLKLIAGGTDVLIKMHGGQWEGVELLSLRKIKSMEEIRIEDDGTIIIGAMATFSKIYHNPILKEEIPIITEAAVSMGGPQIRNMATIGGNVCNGVTSADSASSLFALNAQLKLVSKSGERIVPIREFYLGPGKVALNSGEILTELRIAREDYQGFGGQYIKFAMREAMDIATLGVAVVCKVQNKYFEEVRIGLGVAGPTPLRCLEAEEFARGKEISSETLAEIGKLAIKSTKARTSWRASKEYREHLVEELTQRALRVAVVNAGGVEVV, encoded by the coding sequence ATGTACGACATTAAAGGATATTATGATGCTGAAACGGTAAGTGAGGCTGCAGCACTCCTGGCAGAAAAACCACAGTTGAAATTGATTGCCGGCGGAACAGATGTGCTGATCAAAATGCACGGAGGACAGTGGGAAGGTGTTGAGCTCCTAAGCCTGCGTAAAATTAAGTCTATGGAAGAAATCCGTATAGAGGATGATGGGACCATTATTATTGGTGCTATGGCTACATTCTCCAAGATCTATCACAATCCTATTCTTAAAGAAGAGATTCCTATCATAACAGAAGCAGCAGTTTCGATGGGAGGACCACAAATTAGGAATATGGCAACTATCGGAGGAAATGTTTGTAACGGAGTGACTTCTGCTGATAGCGCTTCTTCTTTGTTCGCTCTTAACGCTCAATTAAAGTTAGTCAGTAAGAGTGGGGAACGTATTGTTCCTATCCGTGAATTCTATCTTGGACCCGGTAAAGTTGCACTGAATTCAGGGGAGATTCTCACTGAGCTGCGTATTGCCCGGGAAGATTATCAAGGATTTGGCGGGCAGTATATCAAGTTTGCTATGCGGGAAGCCATGGACATTGCCACACTTGGAGTTGCAGTGGTTTGCAAAGTGCAAAACAAATACTTCGAGGAAGTTAGAATAGGTCTTGGAGTTGCAGGACCGACGCCCTTACGATGTCTTGAGGCGGAAGAGTTTGCCCGAGGTAAGGAAATATCTTCGGAAACCTTGGCTGAAATTGGTAAATTGGCAATTAAATCTACGAAGGCGCGAACCTCATGGCGTGCTTCGAAAGAGTATAGAGAGCATTTGGTGGAGGAACTTACTCAAAGAGCTTTGAGAGTTGCCGTTGTCAATGCAGGAGGTGTGGAAGTTGTATAA